In Carassius gibelio isolate Cgi1373 ecotype wild population from Czech Republic chromosome B2, carGib1.2-hapl.c, whole genome shotgun sequence, a single genomic region encodes these proteins:
- the LOC127951477 gene encoding gastrula zinc finger protein XlCGF49.1 has translation MKKSDAALAAPHPSKKTAEGGDQNEAQQSCESDHQYQITAGEKSLSPSQNISQERTKASQARPFTCLQCGKTFKRATDVKGHLRYHSGERPFTCDQCGKKFILASHLKTHLSIHSNEKPFLCSICGKSFSRLCTFKDHENIHTGVRAHTCSECGNAFVTANALKMHQRVHTGEKPYKCSHCGRSFSHSGALKRHERVHTGERPYHCPLCGRSFTQSSNLLTHVKRHCPKSR, from the exons ATGAAGAAAAGTGATGCAGCACTAGCAGCTCCTC accCATCGAAAAAAACGGCGGAAGGTGGAGACCAGAATGAAGCGCAGCAGAGCTGTGAATCAGATCATCAGTATCAGATTACAGCTGGAGAAAAATCACTGAGTCCATCACAGAACATCAGCCAAGAGCGAACTAAAGCAAGTCAAGCCCGGCCGTTCACGTGCCTCCAGTGCGGGAAGACCTTCAAACGCGCCACGGATGTCAAAGGTCACCTGCGCTATCACTCAGGCGAGAGGCCTTTCACCTGCGACCAGTGCGGGAAGAAATTCATCTTGGCGTCGcacttaaaaacacatctctccATTCATTCAAACGAGAAGCCTTTCTTGTGCTCTATCTGTGGCAAGAGTTTCTCACGCCTCTGCACTTTCAAAGATCACGAGAACATCCACACCGGCGTGAGAGCGCACACTTGCTCCGAGTGCGGGAATGCCTTCGTCACGGCCAACGCACTGAAGATGCACCAGCgagttcacaccggagagaaaccctACAAGTGTTCGCACTGCGGCCGGAGCTTCAGTCACTCGGGAGCGCTGAAGAGACACGAGCGCGTTCACACCGGAGAGAGACCCTACCACTGCCCTCTCTGCGGCCGGAGCTTCACACAGTCCAGTAATCTGCTGACACACGTCAAGAGACACTGTCCGAAGTCACGCTGA
- the LOC127951476 gene encoding receptor-interacting serine/threonine-protein kinase 1 produces MATAASLSLIKSADLIRREPLDYGGFGEVYLCYHKTLGKVVQKTVYTGPPRNGRQKQSLLEEGSLMSRLSHQRVVKLLGVILEDGDYSLVMELIPRGNLLTMLETVPVPVSVKGRIILEILEGMVYLTGYQVIHRDLKPENILLDKNFHIKITDLGLSRSQVWSKLTREESRRQSRLGRRTSASAAGTLCYMAPEHLKSIKTRFSEKSDVYSFAIVVWVILSGHKPYENARSEEQICHCVCQGERPDEDLIHPDTPQDLIQLMKTCWKEDPLHRPTFKDSFESLLAFYEEKLAANVKVDLESLTRLYEGPEEMLEKLKSITPEDAPPCPRDSPGPLRSSDIGPVEAGIEDLSFRTAEESLLDASVYNTLPQQPASSRTAGEPSSVKSWTKPSTNPNPDRAEELHRRPASSFDGLQRPELESHLSMPNSDYNWFQHPPHPPYTRIKSCPDTASPDSGSRPVTISNASAIQIGNHNTINVQVSDNTSFSSSSSGPINRTRNNELLLKYEEHKVTESHLEVVRQSVGRNWKQVARKLGLTDKDVDTIEHDYERYGLAEKVHQMLERWKMNEGLLGITVGKLCRALEGYIESLVFQQLLLKSQDAAGGP; encoded by the exons ATGGCTACAGCAGCGAGTCTGAGTCTTATTAAGTCAGCAGATCTGATCAGGAGAGAGCCTCTGGATTATGGAGGGTTTGGGGAAGTGTACCTGTGTTACCACAAAACCCTGGGAAAGGTGGTGCAGAAGACGGTCTACACCGGACCCCCGCGCAACGG gcgtcAGAAGCAGTCTCTCCTGGAAGAAGGCAGTCTGATGAGCAGGTTAAGTCATCAGAGAGTGGTCAAGCTGCTGGGGGTGATTCTGGAGGACGGAGACTATTCTTTAGTCATGGAGCTGATTCCTAGAGGAAACCTGCTCACCATGCTGGAGACG GTGCCTGTTCCAGTGTCTGTGAAAGGAAGGATCATTCTGGAGATCCTGGAGGGAATGGTTTATCTCACGGGGTACCAGGTCATCCACAGAGACCTCAAACCAGAGAACATCCTGCTGGACAAGAACTTCCACATTAAA ATCACAGATCTGGGTCTGTCCAGGTCTCAGGTGTGGAGCAAGCTGACGAGAGAGGAGTCTCGCAGACAGAGTCGTCTGGGCAGGAGGACGAGTGCTAGCGCCGCAGGGACGCTGTGCTACATGGCTCCTGAGCACCTGAAGAGCATCAAAACACGCTTCAGCGAGAAATCTGACGTCTACAGCTTCGCCATCGTGGTGTGGGTCATCCTCAGCGGCCACAAGCCCTACGAGA ATGCCAGGAGTGAAGAGCAgatctgtcactgtgtgtgtcaGGGCGAGCGTCCCGATGAAGACCTGATCCATCCAGACACTCCTCAAGACCTCATCCAGCTCATGAAGACCTGCTGGAAGGAAGACCCTCTTCACCGGCCCACATTTAAAG ATAGCTTTGAGTCACTTTTAGCTTTTTACGAGGAGAAGCTGGCAGCAAATGTAAAAGTGGATTTGGAGAGTCTGACG AGATTGTATGAGGGTCCAGAGGAGATGCTAGAAAAGCTGAAGTCCATCACTCCTGAAG ACGCTCCGCCATGTCCCAGAGACTCTCCAGGGCCCTTGAGGAGCTCAGACATCGGTCCGGTGGAGGCTGGCATTGAAGACCTCAGCTTCAGGACCGCTGAAGAGTCTCTGCTGGACGCCAGCGTTTATAACACGCTCCCGCAGCAGCCGGCCAGCAGCAGGACGGCCGGAGAACCTTCTTCTGTCAAGTCTTGGACTAAACCCTCTACTAACCCAAACCCAGACAGAGCAGAGGAGCTCCATCGGAGGCCTGCAAGCTCTTTTGATGGATTGCAGAGGCCAGAGTTGGAGAGTCATCTCTCCATGCCAAACTCTGACTACAACTGGTTCCAGCATCCTCCTCATCCGCCGTACACTCGCATCAAGTCCTGTCCAGATACTGCATCACCTGACTCGG GGTCTAGGCCTGTGACCATCTCGAATGCCAGTGCCATTCAAATTGGAAATCACAACACGATTAATGTGCAAGTGTCTGATAACACATCCTTCAGCTCGTCATCCTCCGGACCCATCAACAGAACCAGAAATAATGAGCTTCTGCTGAAGTACG AGGAGCACAAGGTCACTGAGAGCCACCTGGAGGTCGTGCGTCAGAGCGTGGGGAGAAACTGGAAGCAGGTGGCTCGTAAACTGGGGCTGACAGATAAAGACGTGGACACTATCGAGCACGACTACGAGCGCTATGGCTTGGCAGAGAAGGTGCACCAGATGCTGGAGCGCTGGAAGATGAACGAGGGTCTGCTGGGCATCACCGTGGGTAAACTGTGCCGTGCGCTGGAGGGCTACATCGAATCCCTTGTCTTCCAGCAGTTGCTGCTGAAGTCTCAAGACGCCGCTGGAGGGCCTTGA